In Salisediminibacterium beveridgei, one DNA window encodes the following:
- a CDS encoding glycerol-3-phosphate responsive antiterminator — MNPFKTEILPAIRDLKDLDKVVETDYEHIVLLNTHIGQLKSLMKMLKSHDKKVLLHADLVQGLKTDEYAAQFLCRDIKPFGIVSTRKSILHTAKKAGLLTVQRMFLLDSLALESSFQMYESIQPDCIEVLPGIMPHIISEIKEKTGSTIIAGGLIRTELEARASLNAGASAVTTSNKSLWL; from the coding sequence ATGAATCCATTTAAGACAGAGATACTGCCTGCCATTCGTGATCTGAAAGACCTCGACAAGGTAGTCGAGACAGACTATGAACATATCGTACTGTTAAATACACATATCGGGCAGTTGAAAAGTCTCATGAAAATGTTGAAGTCTCACGATAAAAAAGTGCTGCTTCATGCGGATCTGGTTCAGGGTTTAAAGACGGACGAATATGCCGCGCAATTTCTTTGCCGAGACATTAAACCATTTGGCATTGTTTCAACCAGGAAGAGTATTCTTCATACAGCAAAAAAAGCGGGGCTTTTGACAGTACAGCGGATGTTTCTGCTCGACTCACTGGCACTTGAATCCAGTTTTCAAATGTATGAAAGCATTCAACCGGATTGCATCGAGGTACTGCCGGGCATTATGCCGCACATTATCTCAGAAATTAAAGAAAAAACCGGATCAACGATCATTGCAGGTGGACTGATTCGTACCGAACTCGAAGCAAGAGCGTCACTGAATGCAGGTGCGAGTGCTGTCACGACGTCGAATAAAAGTTTGTGGTTGTGA